The window AGTTCTCTAACCAGCTAGAAACAGGCCAGGTCTCACGTTGCATCAGATGCTAATAAGCTAGTTAACTTAAATGTATTTTGTTCATATTTGCTAGCTAGTTAAACATAGCTAGCTTCTTTCTGAAGTATGGGAAAATATCGGTATTTGGAATAACAGACGAGCCTAGCAGGCAGTTACCAAAATATAACTAGTTAGCAGAACCAACAAATTCCAAGTCATTCATTCAATGTCAACACACATGCAGGTAATTTGCCTACCCGTTTCTACGTGGAATACATGGATTTAAGTGCTGCTTAAACGTTAACGTGACCAGTTTACATGCACATCCATTACTTATTGACCTGTTATGTTATAAATCTTCAAGAATATTCGAGGTGAATATGAATGGCAGGCATTGTCCTGGACACAAGTACCCCTTAAGGCCACCAGATGGGGGAGGGGTGTTAAATTGCTGGTCCATCACAAGAAGCCCTCCAAATCGCTCAATGTATTACTGGCCTAATACATGAACAACTGTAGAGGAAGCCATGTAGTCATTTGTGGAGAAAGGGTCTCTGTCAGATGCTTAACATGACGTCCTTGTTCTGTCTTCCCAGCGCTTCCTGACACATCTGCGGGACCTGGCCGGTCGTATGTCTGGTGCGGGGGGCAAGGGAGCAGGGATAGGTCTCAAGCTGCTCATTGGTGCTGGAGCTCTGGCCTATGGCGTCAAAGAGGCTACATTCACGGGTATGCTTAACCTCTGGTAGTGGAATGGGTAGCACTTATCACAATCATGAGTGCACCCCTCTAATGTTGTGTGAAATGGTTTGTTCCCAGTGGATGGAGGTCAGAGAGCGATCATCTTCAACAGAATTGGGGGGATGCAGATGGACACAGTGCTGGCTGAGGGACTGCACTTCAGGTACACTGTCGGACTCTGTCTCGGGTGGGGTTTATCATAAAGCCAGGGTCGTCATGTTCGGTAGGCTCCAACTTGAAACAAAACTGAATTCACATGACCATATTGTAACTGAACAGTTGTTGTTCTTCAGGTTACCATGGATCCAGTACCCAATCATCTATGACATCAGAGCCAGGCCCAGGAAGATCGCTTCACTAACTGGAAGTAAAGGTACATGATGGCAGAAATGGAGGGATGGACACATGTAGACCAATACATTATGTCCAGCAGATCAGTAAAGATGTGATGTTTTAAtcttttatttaaataggcaagtcagttaattaagaacatattcttatttacaatgatggccgaacccggatgacgctgggccaattgtgcgccgtcttatgggactcctaatcacagccAGTTGGGATACAGCCCTgtgactcctctgtctctctctctctccctgtctctgtttcccTTGTGTAGATCTGCAGATGATAAACATTGGGCTGCGTGTGCTGTCTCGTCCCGTGGCCGCCAACCTGCCTGCCATGTACCAGCAGCTGGGGAAGGACTATGACGAGAGAGTACTACCCTCCATCGTCAACGAGGTGCTAAAGAGCGTGGTGGCCAAGTTCAACGCCTCGCAGCTCATCACTCAGAGAGCACAGGTATGGCACAGGGACTCGTACACAGGTAGACTACAGTTCATCTCAGAGACCACAGGTAGACTACAGTTCGTCTCAGAGATCACAGGTAGACTACAGTTCGTCTCAGAGACCACAGGTAGACTACAGTTCATCTCAGAGACCACAGGTAGACTACAGCTCATCTCAGAGACCACAGGTAGACTACAGTTCGTCTCAGAGATCACAGGTAGACTACAGTTCGTCTCAGAGACCACAGGTAGACTACAGTTCATCTCAGAGACCACAGGTAGACTACAGCTCATCTCAGAGACCACAGGTAGACTACAGCTCATCTCAGAGAGCACAGGTACTGCCACACAGGTAGACTACAGTTCATCACAGAGACCACAGGTAGACTACAGTTAATCTGAGAGAGCACAGCTAGACTACAGTTCATCTGAGAGACCACAGGTAGACTACAGTTCATCTGAGAGACCACAGGTAGACTACAGTTCATCTGAGAGACCACAGGTAGACTACAGTTCATCTGAGAGACCACAGGTAGACTACAGTTCATCTGAGAGACCACAGGTAGACTACAGTTCATCTGAGAGACCACAGGTAGACTACAGTTCATCTGAGAGACCACAGGTAGACTACAGTTCATCTGAGAGACCACAGGTAGACTACAGTTCATCTCAGAGACCACAGGTACTGCCACACAGGTACTGCCACACAGGAGTGATGGATTATACGGGACCAAGGTTGTGTACTTTGCCGGTCTctgcttaaaaaaaaatgtacatgcATTAGATTGACACGTGAACTCCTGCATATGTTTAGCCTTTTCCCTGAAGGTGTTTTATGAGTCTGCCGTGTTCCTGGGTCTACTGTAGGTGTCCTTGTTGATTCGCCGGGAGCTGTTTGAGAGAGCCAAAGACTTCAACATCATCCTGGACGATGTAGCCATCACAGAGCTGAGCTTCAGCAGGGAGTACACTGCTGCCGTAGAGGCCAAACAAGTTGGTACGTACCCATTGTGGGGTGGGGGGTATATATGGCTGTCTGTGGATGTGTACTTGCATGCGTTAGgtttgcatatgtgtgtgtgtgtgtgtgtgtgagaacatgcATTGGGTTTTAAAACACAGCCTATGTGTCTTTACAGCCCAACAGGAGGCCCAGAGAGCCCAGTTCTACGTGGAGAAAGCCAAACAGGACCAGAGACACAAGATTAttcaggcagagggagaggcagaggctgCCAAGATGGTAACATATTAACTTTACCACAACCTGCCAAGATGGTGACACATTAACTTTACCACAACCTGCCAAGATGGTGACACATTAACTTCACTACAACCTGCCAAGATGGTGACACATTAACTTTACTACAACCTGCCAAGATGGTGACACATTAACTTTACCACAACCTGCCAAGATGGTGACACATTAACTTCACTACAACCTGCCAAGATGGTGACACATTAACTTTACTACAACCTGCCAAGATGGTGACACATTAACTTCACCACAACCTGCCAAGATGGTGACACATTAACTTCACCACAACCTGCCAAGATGGTGACACATTAACTTCACCACAACCTCTAGACAATCTGCTCCCTCTTCCTCACATGTCTTCAAAACCAGATTATTctggtctacaattgtttttttttattgacttAACGTGGTATATGAATTCCTTTTTTTCTTGTAAACTGTGTCACCCAAACTACGTCACAACCCCCTCATCAActacatcaccctgcccagacccgcctgctcacacccccatcatcaactacatcacacctggccagacccacctgctcacacccccatctccatcaactacatcacacctgcccagacccgcCTGCTCACACCCCCtcatcaactacatcacacctggccagacccacctgctccacccccatctccatcaactacatcacacctgcccagacccgcctgctcacacccccatctccatcaactacatcaccctgcccagacccgcCTGCTCACACCCCCtcatcaactacatcacacctgcccagacccacctgctcaacCCCCCTCCATCAactacctgcccagacccacctgctcaacCCCCCTCATCAActacatcaccctgcccagacccgcctgctcacacccccatctccatcaactacatcacacctgcccagacccacctgctcaacCCCCCTCCATCAactacctgcccagacccacctgctcaacCCCCTCCATCAactacctgcccagacccacctgctcacaccccctccatcaacatcaccacacctggccagacccacctgctcaccccccctccagacccacctgctcaacCCCCCTCCATCAactacctgcccagacccacctgctcacaccccctccatcaacatcaccacacctggccagacccacctgctcacccccatctccagacccacctgctcacccccccatctccagacccacctgctcacacccccatctccatcaactgCATCAATCTCTGCCACATGACCTCAAACTACACCATTTTGTGTCTCCGTCGCCCACAAactttcaacatttagataataaagcatGTGACCTTTCCGTTGTGTTAACgatggaggattggttgatttccacTTAAGTGTACGTGTTTTCCCAAGATGATGGATGAGAAAAGTATGGTCCAATCCAACGGGTCTCTCACTGCACCttcatatgccatgtcttgaaaaaATATGCAGACGGACGGatttaaaagtacatttacattgtaatacttctgacacgTGTGAATTTCATGAAGTATTCCTTCATTATGGCTCTTGTGTGTTTGGTGTTGTAGTTGGGACAAGCAGTGACGAAGAATCCTGGATACCTGAAGCTTCGACGAATCAGAGCTGCCCAGGCCATTGCTAAGACGGTGAGTTGTAATCGTGTCCTTGTTCCTGTATAAAGGAATTTGGAGATCAATGGAGTTATTGTCCTCATAACTACTTCATTCATTTATTTAGGAGGAAATCGTTACTCAACTTTTGATCTTATTGTTCCAGTCAGAATGGGGTCATTTTTAGCAGCCTGTTCTTGTTGTGGCTGTTTGGTTCTCGTTGCTATGGTAACCCACGGTGCAGTTCGCTGGTTATATCACTATCTTCCGTTATTTTCTGAGGCAATAGGACTGAAGGAGGGTTGTTTACCCTCGTACTATGAGCTGCTACAAAGACTAGCTCTGTGACGCTGCGTTTTCAACTGGGTGTTTTGTCTGTTATGTTGTCTCAGGTGGCAACGTCCCAGAACAAGGTGTACCTTTCCGCCGACAACCTGGTCCTCAACCTTCAAGACGACTCTTTTAACAAGTATGTTTCTCTTAGCTTCACTCTCGCAACATGTCCTCGTCTGGCTTTTGTCCTTTTTTGCATGGCTCACCACTACCCAGATGGTTTGTTGTAGTTGCCTCAAACAGGGTTAGCTCTGACGTGAGGGTTCACATCCACAGTTTGGCACACTGTGTCGTGCATTACAGGTGCTGGGGAAAATCAATGGCAATATTGGGGGGGAAAAATACATTATTTCTCTATCACATTACCTGTGGGAAAAGTAGGCATTCCTTCTATCACATTACCTGTGGGGAAAAGTAGGCATTCCTTCTCTATCACATTACCTGTGGGGAAAAGTAGGCATTCCTTCTATCACATTACCTGTGGGAAAAGTAGGCATTCCTTCTATCACATTACCTGTGGGGAAAAGTAGGCATTCCTTCTCTATCACATTACCTGTGGGGAAAAGTAGGCATTCCTTCTCTATCACATTACCTGTGGGGAAAAGTAGACATTCCCTAAAGTTGCTCTGGAGTGTTTTGTGAAGCGGCTCTATACTAGCTCTAAGAGAACATGATTTTTAGTAAAACCATGACCGTTATGACTGCTCTTTTCACATTCCCTCCAGTGTGCATGTCGTGTCATTTTCACAGCTTTGACCTATGACCACCAGAGGGTGTTCACTAGGTACGTAAATGGAAGACGACAGGCTGAAAACAGGGAAGGACTATCCAACAAGAAACGCTAGTTTTCCTTACAAAAAACATGAGcatgttttgctacggtgtgcgcTAATTGAACACAACCCTGGCCTTTGCTCTCCATCTCACTGCTTTGCCTGGTCACTGGAATGAGAATGACTCTGGTCAGACTGTCTGTGCCACACTGAAGTaattctcctcttctcttaatGCTGCCAAGGATCTTTAGTGTCCGTGTGTAGCGGTTCACAGAAACGGAGACACAGGCCTGGTGCAAAAACGCCAGTCATTCAAAACTCATATACATCTTAAATTATTATACAGTTGACAATAATGGCAAGACAAACCATAATGAGATATATTCAGAAACACGTCTGCAACCCTGTCCATCATGTGTGTTGATGACCTGTTTACTGGACTTGGTGTCTTGTCAAAGCCTTGAAGAAATGCTGAAATTGCTGTTATGTTTTCCCCTTATGGATTGCCTTATTGTGAATCCTCTTTTTGGTTTTTAGGAAAGGACTATAAAGAATACTATGTATCATTAACACGGGCAACCCCCTCTCTGCTTCCGTTTCAGTCTATCACTGGGAAAGAAGTAGGCTTTTGAGAGGCCTCTAGCATTCCACCGGTCTGAGGCTacatctactgctgtctgttcacCTGCCTGTTAATCTGATTGTAACCAAGTGGTTTACCATCTCTCTGAAGAAGACTCTGTACAGTAAACCTCTGGGACTAGTGGTCTGACATGGCTAGGTGCAGATGGAATCTGCAGGGATGATATCATAATGGGATTTGGAATCAATAGTGTTTTGTGGAATCAAACCAAATGGCACTCGCCTATAACAACATAATCAGGTGCTTCGTTGACAATAAACTGTGTATATGATGCTGTAGGAATCCTACTTGTTCTGTCTAATCCTTAGATGTGTTTGTGTACTTGTGTTGAGAACAGCAGGACTAGGCTCTtgggctgcgtttagacaggcagtccaattctgatctttttttactaattggtcttttgattaatcagatcagctctgaaaaggatctggtgtgattggtcaaaagacctaTTGGTAGAGCAAATATCTGAATTGGGCTGCTGTTCTAAACTCAGCCTTGGTGCATCAAGTGTTTAATAATGACTTAAGTCCTCTTTGTTTTCTATGAAACTACTGCTGGGACTAGCTGCCCTCGTTGTGTTATATGACGGTCATGTTATTTGAAACACGACCATATTATCTGATGCAGCTCTGCtggggaaaggtactactcctaGTGGCGATCAAAGGGTCTGCCAAAATGATTCCATCCACTAGTTTGGAGCTGAGAAAAAGGCTTTGTCCTTCTAAGTGTTAATACATTGTTCACTGTTGACGTGACTGAAAATAAACAGTGACAGTACGTTTTATTTCAATCTTTTTACGTGTTCGTTTATGttttgggggaaaaaacacatttATGTAAGTACTATTGCAAAATTGCTTGCTATTGTCCACATTCAGGTTTTCTGAGAAATGAAATGATCGCATGACGGAAACAGACGTATTGGATAACAGTACGGCCTGTTGTACCAGGGAGATCTTTAGCTGTACATCTGCAGTGGCATTAAAGCCACTACACGACTTTCCTTTTAATGGAGTGAATGTGTTGCTGCCGTATCCTCCCCTTGGGAATCGGACATATAAATACTTGTTGACGTAACAAATGCACTGATGTTTAATCCTGGGCTGTGTTTGTTAGGCATAAACAAGAAGGAACATTTTCAAAATGGAAACATGAACGTTCCAAATGCACAAGTAGCCTACACATGGACTCATTTTTGTCCCGCTTAAATAGTTTTTGCTTTCTGCCTCTGGCCTGTATGACATCAGCCTGTGAATGTGGGTCATGTAGTAGGGGTGGGAATTGCTGGGGACCTCACGATAAGATATGTATTGTTATTCAATACTGTGATTTAAAATATAAACGTTTTATTACCAGTCGATGTTCCAAACCTATTGCTTACTGTATGTCTGCAGAGGGACAAGGGAGCCATGAGAAAATTAGTTAAGTCATGGAAATAAGTGGTGAAACCGAATTGGCTTCCTGtttaaaaagatggagaacaaactgaaggaaaaatactggagttctggtccatgttcagCCAACTGGTGAAAAAAAGAGATGGGATCTACAGGGTATTAGGAAAATATCCACTCTCTACTTTAGCCACATTTTggtacattacagccttactctaaaatgtattaaattgttttttcccccttcagttgacacaacaccccataatgaaaaaagaAACATATTTAGACAAACTCAATCAAATTTATAAAgtccttacatcagctgatgtcacaaagtgctgtacagaaacccagcctaaaatcccaaacagcaagtaatgcaggtgtagaattccctaggaaaaactccatagaaaggccagaacctagagaggaaacaggctatgatggggtggccagtcctcttctggctgtgccgcgaggagataacagaacatggccaagatgctcaaatgttcatagatggccAGCAGGGtgagataataataatcacagtggttgtagagggtgcaacaggttagcacctcaggagtaaaatgtcagttggcttttcatagccgatcattaagagtgtctatagagagttgaaaacagcaggtctgggacaggtagcacatccgaaCAGGTCAGGGTCCCATAGCCGCATGCAGAACAgttcaaactggagcagcagcacggccaggtggactggggacagcgaggagtcatcaggccaggtagtcctgagacatggtcctccgagagaaagaaaattAGAGAGggtatacttaaattcacacaggacagcggataaaacaggagaaatactccagatataacagactagatTTAGAATTCCTcgacctgatttagaattcctcacaatcaaatgtagaccgatttctaccaagagaattctcttcgattataatcacagccgtatatatccccccccaagcagacgcatcgatggctctgaacgaactttatttaactctctgcaaactggaaacgatttatccggaggctgcattcattgtagctggggattttaacaaggctaatctgaaaacaagactccctaaatgttatcagcatatcgattgc is drawn from Oncorhynchus tshawytscha isolate Ot180627B linkage group LG05, Otsh_v2.0, whole genome shotgun sequence and contains these coding sequences:
- the LOC112251417 gene encoding prohibitin-2, which codes for MANKEPNRFLTHLRDLAGRMSGAGGKGAGIGLKLLIGAGALAYGVKEATFTVDGGQRAIIFNRIGGMQMDTVLAEGLHFRLPWIQYPIIYDIRARPRKIASLTGSKDLQMINIGLRVLSRPVAANLPAMYQQLGKDYDERVLPSIVNEVLKSVVAKFNASQLITQRAQVSLLIRRELFERAKDFNIILDDVAITELSFSREYTAAVEAKQVAQQEAQRAQFYVEKAKQDQRHKIIQAEGEAEAAKMLGQAVTKNPGYLKLRRIRAAQAIAKTVATSQNKVYLSADNLVLNLQDDSFNNLSLGKK